The following coding sequences lie in one Gorilla gorilla gorilla isolate KB3781 chromosome 5, NHGRI_mGorGor1-v2.1_pri, whole genome shotgun sequence genomic window:
- the LOC129534267 gene encoding uncharacterized protein, whose protein sequence is MSQVETSVAGGAFARVLILHPGRMRYGDKRKGSKMKRSFIECSNSSEETRRGQLLKEGPYQGPTPFGTGIFLPPAAIHGPRAGPHPSFEIPAGARRGERPGSGIRSPGACRDMGAFPPARGQAAEMHGSGRCSCTQGAPAPSTRKGRGSCLFLAPACSWSERARSAAAGWVAATAPGRADSACSQPLPRAQEGSDPQLQFWLM, encoded by the exons ATGAGTCAG GTGGAAACGTCTGTGGCAGGTGGTGCCTTTGCCCGAGTTCTtatcctgcatccaggaagaatgaggtatggaGACAAGCGGAAGGGGAGCAAGATGAAGAGAAGCTTTATTGAGTGTTctaacagctcagaggagacccgcAGGGGGCAGCTCCTGAAGGAGGGGCCTTACCAGGGACCAACCCCCTTCGGCACAGGAATCTTTCTGCCTCCTGCAGCCATTCATGGCCCAAGGGCTGGGCCCCATCCCAGCTTTGAGATCCCAGCGGGTgccaggagaggagagagaccGGGCAGCGGGATCAGATCCCCCGGAGCCTGCAGAGACATGGGGGCCTTCCCACCCGCCAGGGGGCAGGCAGCAGAGATGCACGGGTCTGGCcgctgcagctgcacccagggAGCTCCAGCCCCATCAACTCGGAAGGGGCGGGGCTCCTGCTTGTTCCTGGCCCCTGCCTGCTCGTGGAGCGAGAGGGCCAGGTCCGCAGCAGCGGGTTGGGTGGCTGCAACTGCACCAGGGAGGGCAGATTCTGCCTGTTCCCAGCCCCTTCCAAGAGCACAGGAAGGCTCGGATCCACAGCTGCAGTTTTGGCTGATGTAG